Proteins from one Pyrobaculum neutrophilum V24Sta genomic window:
- a CDS encoding CBS domain-containing protein has translation MPLIKRRELPLRVSDIMVKNVVTAKENERVREVAIRMYENKVGSVVVVDDEGRPVGIVTERDLVYVVARALAPDTPVWMVMTEDPVVINENALVTEAMEKMRQLDIRHLPVVDSAGKLVGMVSFRDIVDFMAVLMSLTK, from the coding sequence ATGCCTTTGATAAAAAGACGGGAGCTACCGCTGAGGGTTTCAGACATAATGGTGAAAAACGTCGTAACTGCGAAGGAAAACGAGAGGGTGAGGGAGGTGGCCATCAGGATGTACGAAAACAAGGTGGGGAGCGTGGTCGTGGTAGACGACGAGGGAAGGCCCGTGGGGATAGTCACGGAGAGAGATCTGGTGTACGTTGTCGCAAGAGCTCTCGCCCCCGACACGCCCGTCTGGATGGTGATGACCGAGGACCCGGTCGTCATAAACGAAAACGCGCTGGTGACCGAGGCCATGGAGAAGATGCGCCAGCTAGACATCAGACACCTCCCCGTCGTGGACTCGGCGGGTAAGCTAGTGGGCATGGTGTCCTTTAGAGACATAGTGGACTTCATGGCGGTTTTGATGTCGCTCACCAAGTGA
- a CDS encoding nucleotidyltransferase family protein — protein MQAVVLAGGFGKRLAPLTSEVPKPLLPVGGRPILVRQIEWLRRYGIVDIVLAVGYLRHKIFEALGDGRKYGVRLFYSVEEEPLGTGGAIKNAAPYITDDVFIVVNGDVLTDLPIEGLVEALEGADGAIALVPLRSPYGVVEFDSSGYISRFREKPLLEGFYINAGVYALRKRVLSELPDRGNIEETLFPSLAKQRRLKAVVFRDVFWRSVDSLKDLEEVDRHFAGNEH, from the coding sequence ATGCAGGCCGTTGTTCTAGCCGGCGGCTTTGGGAAGCGGCTGGCGCCTCTCACCTCTGAGGTCCCAAAGCCGCTGTTGCCTGTGGGGGGGAGGCCTATCTTGGTTAGGCAGATCGAGTGGCTGAGGAGGTACGGGATTGTCGACATCGTCTTGGCGGTGGGCTATCTCCGCCACAAGATCTTTGAGGCGCTGGGAGACGGGCGGAAATACGGCGTCCGCCTCTTCTACAGCGTCGAGGAGGAGCCGCTGGGGACCGGAGGCGCCATAAAAAACGCCGCTCCGTATATAACAGACGACGTGTTCATCGTTGTAAACGGCGATGTGCTCACGGACCTCCCAATAGAGGGGTTGGTGGAGGCGCTAGAGGGCGCTGACGGGGCGATAGCGCTTGTGCCCCTTAGGAGCCCCTACGGCGTTGTGGAGTTCGACTCAAGCGGCTACATCTCTAGGTTTAGGGAGAAGCCGCTTCTGGAGGGCTTCTACATAAACGCGGGGGTTTACGCCCTGAGGAAAAGGGTGCTGTCTGAGCTACCCGACCGCGGCAACATAGAGGAGACCCTGTTCCCGTCGCTGGCTAAGCAGAGGCGTCTAAAGGCCGTCGTATTTAGGGACGTCTTCTGGCGTTCGGTAGACAGCTTGAAGGATCTAGAGGAGGTAGATAGGCACTTCGCCGGCAATGAACATTGA
- a CDS encoding glutamate--tRNA ligase has translation MNIEDVVLKYALANAVKYGGRADVKAVMAKIMAEVPDLRPRAREVRQLVEAVVAKVNSMQPEEQLRLLRERWPEALEERRVEQRRPGIESLPELPNVRGGVVVRFAPNPDFVLHLGSARPAILNYAYRMRYGGRFILRFEDTDPRTKRPLVSDEVNAYEAIREDLRWLGVRWDEEHIQSRRMEIYYDHARMLLSMGAAYVDLCRPEEWRRLRNAGRACPHRGQSPEEALELWDRMLRGDFGEGEAVVRIKTDLSHPDPSVRDWVAFRVIDTSKTPHPLTGDRYVVWPTYNFAVSIDDHLMGVTHVLRAQEHSVNTVKQSYVFKHFGWEQPVTIHFGRLRIEGASLSKSKLKALRVRYDDVSLPTLAGLRSRGILPEAIWELILTVGIKPSDTTVALSNLFALNRKRVEPAANRYMFVTEPVKLVFESDRELVAKIPLHPSYRERGERVYKLGPGRVEVYVSSRDVRPGAVVRLMELANVEVLEVGGGAARGRLHSLELEAARRVGAPIVQWVADPVEVRVVKPVAVGKKVEEVGLGERALEAVEEGAYLQFFRYGFVKKVGRLDFVYVHD, from the coding sequence ATGAACATTGAAGACGTAGTTCTCAAGTACGCATTAGCCAACGCGGTGAAATACGGCGGTAGGGCAGACGTCAAGGCCGTGATGGCGAAGATAATGGCCGAGGTGCCGGACCTAAGGCCTAGGGCTAGGGAGGTGAGGCAGCTCGTCGAGGCCGTCGTGGCGAAGGTAAACTCCATGCAGCCGGAGGAGCAACTGAGGTTGCTTAGGGAGAGGTGGCCCGAGGCTCTGGAGGAGCGGCGGGTGGAGCAGAGGAGGCCTGGGATAGAGAGTCTGCCCGAGCTCCCCAACGTCAGAGGGGGCGTAGTGGTGCGTTTTGCCCCGAATCCAGACTTCGTGCTTCACCTCGGGAGCGCCAGGCCGGCCATATTGAACTACGCCTACAGGATGAGATACGGGGGCAGATTCATACTTAGGTTCGAGGACACGGACCCCCGGACGAAGAGGCCTCTCGTCTCCGACGAGGTGAACGCGTACGAGGCCATAAGGGAGGACCTCAGGTGGTTGGGGGTGAGGTGGGACGAGGAGCACATCCAGTCCAGGAGGATGGAGATCTACTACGACCACGCCAGGATGCTTCTGTCAATGGGCGCCGCATACGTCGACCTCTGCCGGCCTGAGGAGTGGAGGAGGCTGAGAAACGCCGGGAGGGCTTGTCCACACAGGGGTCAGAGCCCCGAGGAGGCGCTGGAGCTGTGGGACAGGATGTTGAGGGGCGACTTCGGGGAGGGGGAGGCCGTCGTGCGGATTAAGACCGACCTCTCCCATCCCGACCCAAGCGTGCGGGATTGGGTGGCTTTTAGGGTAATCGACACCTCCAAGACGCCTCATCCCCTGACCGGCGATAGATACGTCGTGTGGCCTACCTACAACTTCGCCGTGTCTATAGACGACCACCTTATGGGGGTCACCCACGTGCTTAGGGCGCAGGAACACAGCGTAAACACGGTGAAGCAGTCCTACGTCTTTAAACACTTCGGCTGGGAGCAGCCAGTCACGATCCACTTCGGGAGGCTTAGGATCGAGGGGGCCTCCCTCAGCAAGTCTAAGCTGAAGGCCTTGAGGGTTAGATACGACGACGTGAGTCTGCCGACTCTGGCCGGCTTGAGAAGCCGGGGGATTCTGCCCGAGGCGATCTGGGAGCTCATACTGACGGTGGGCATAAAGCCCTCCGACACCACGGTGGCTCTCTCCAACCTATTTGCGCTGAATAGGAAGAGGGTGGAGCCCGCGGCGAATAGGTACATGTTTGTGACGGAGCCCGTGAAGCTCGTCTTTGAGTCAGATAGGGAGCTGGTGGCGAAGATCCCGCTACACCCCAGCTACAGGGAGCGGGGGGAGCGGGTGTACAAGCTGGGGCCTGGGAGGGTTGAGGTATATGTGTCGTCCCGCGACGTGAGACCCGGCGCCGTGGTTAGGCTGATGGAGTTGGCCAACGTGGAGGTGCTGGAGGTGGGGGGCGGGGCGGCGCGGGGGAGGCTACACAGCCTAGAGCTGGAGGCCGCGAGGCGGGTGGGCGCGCCGATAGTCCAGTGGGTTGCGGACCCCGTGGAGGTGAGGGTCGTCAAACCCGTGGCTGTGGGGAAGAAGGTGGAGGAGGTGGGCCTCGGCGAGAGGGCGCTTGAGGCCGTCGAGGAGGGGGCCTACCTCCAGTTCTTTAGGTATGGGTTCGTGAAGAAGGTGGGGCGGCTGGACTTCGTCTACGTCCATGACTAA